One Onthophagus taurus isolate NC chromosome 11, IU_Otau_3.0, whole genome shotgun sequence genomic window carries:
- the LOC111413315 gene encoding uncharacterized protein isoform X2, which produces MVLGQITAVFLPTLTMQVLLYGVLGGASTGFTISIINTYTSDNFEGKPRIFEATLQVARAFTLFVMPHIVLFLVNYYNIFRAQALFSGFMLHAIPIGLVACRKKEKVIERHLTRYKTVPGYLFNEDSIELPTINRFSNGITNPAIERRNSQEDDGDSSTSSDDSYTFTEIKDHDSILNQQFRMKTEMGVEILPEIPEEDESELKEYEKLNSNLKRLSRISSKFEEVIDKDDRNSGLFLEPSNLDNSVRKRHSYFGEFKRKGQTECCSPYQKYLFRRRMRMIGNLIWDELLKPLNTSFKTYYFYPSLFGKTCMSLSYAIYISTITHIALVNGASYKIDVNEAVFLLTFISVAWCFFLISLPWGMNLAKTKLKLLHVFGLLVTSGSFSMIYISQSHDMITLSCLVFGLGYGTISFSENLVYEESLGPRRYPVVLGTLETLSGLFVIVIYFVIYMFKLSISNLFLLFYVFISMNCLLWILTPLANYVWVHVRKKRDDSLRFFSRN; this is translated from the exons ATGGTTTTAGGGCAAATTACTGCTGTGTTTTTACCAACATTAACAATGCAAGTGCTTCTTTATGGAGTATTGGgag gcGCATCTACAGGTTttacaatttcaataataaatacatacaCATCGGATAATTTCGAAGGAAAACCAAGAATTTTTGAAGCGACTCTTCAAGTGGCAAGAGCTTTTACACTTTTTGTAATGCCTCACATTGTTTTATTCTtagtaaattattataatatttttcggGCACAAGCTTTATTTTCCGGTTTTATGCTTCACGCGATTCCAATTGGCTTGGTTGCTTGCcgtaaaaaagaaaaggtcATCGAAAGACATTTAACGCGTTACAAAACGGTACCTGG GTATCTTTTTAACGAAGATTCCATCGAATTACCGActattaatcgattttcaaatgGAATAACAAATCCCGCGATCGAAAGAAGAAATTCTCAAGAAGATGATGGTGATTCCTCGACGAGTTCTGACGATTCGTACACTTTTACGGAAATAAAAGATCacgattcaattttaaatcaacagTTTCGAATGAAAACTGAAATGGGAGTTGAAATTTTGCCTGAAATTCCAGAAGAAGATGAGTCTGAATTAAAAGAATACGAAAAATTGAatagtaatttaaaaagattaagcAGGATTAGTAGTAAATTCGAAGAAGTGATCGATAAAGATGATCGAAACTCTGGGTTATTTTTAGAGCCGAGTAATTTAGATAATTCTGTGCGAAAAAGGCATTCTTATTTTGGCGAATTTAAACGAAAAGGACAAACAGAATGTTGTTCCccttatcaaaaatatttatttcgaaGGAGAATGAGAATGATTGGAAATTTGATTTGGGACGAGCTTTTAAAGCCGTTAAACAcatcttttaaaacttattatttttatccaTCTTTGTTTGGAAAAACTTGCATGTCTTTATCTTATGCTATTTATATAAGCACAATTACTCACATAGCTTTAGTAAACGGAGCTTCTTATAAAATTGATGTCAACGAagctgtttttcttttaacatttatcTCCGTTGCTTGGTGCTTTTTTCTTATCAGTTTACCGTGGGGGATGAATTTagcaaaaacaaaactaaaacttttacACGTTTTTGGACTTTTAGTAACCAGCGGAAGCTTTTCAA tgatTTATATTTCTCAAAGCCACGATATGATAACTTTGAGTTGTTTGGTGTTTGGATTGGGTTATGGAACAATATCATTCAgtgaaaatttagtttatgagGAAAGTTTGGGTCCAAGACGATATCCGGTTGTTTTAGGAACATTAGAAACTCTTTCGGGTTTATTTgtgattgttatttattttgttatttatatgtttaaattaagtataagtaatttgtttttattattttacgtGTTTATATCAATGAATTGTTTGTTGTGGATCTTAACGCCGTTAGCGAATTATGTTTGGGTACACGTGCGTAAGAAAAGAGACGAttcattaagatttttttctagaaattaa